A genomic segment from Ruegeria sp. TM1040 encodes:
- a CDS encoding pyrimidine 5'-nucleotidase gives MVKQSFSHVEHWVFDLDNTLYHPSARLFDQIEAKMITYVMETLQIDHGAADKLRGDYWRNHGTTLAGLMKEHDIDPDPFLVAVHDISLDHLEPDQTLAGHIKALPGRKIVYTNGSAPYAERVLAARGLTGLFDGIFGVEHADYRPKPERSAFERVFERAGVDTTRAAMFEDDPRNLNAPHAMGMRTVHVAPEAHPGDHIHHHTEDLTAFLGQLR, from the coding sequence ATGGTCAAGCAATCCTTCTCTCACGTCGAACACTGGGTGTTCGATCTCGACAACACGCTCTATCACCCTTCTGCCCGTCTGTTTGATCAGATCGAGGCCAAGATGATCACCTATGTGATGGAGACCCTCCAGATCGATCACGGGGCCGCCGACAAGCTGCGTGGCGACTATTGGCGCAATCACGGCACCACGCTGGCGGGGCTGATGAAGGAACATGACATCGATCCCGACCCGTTTCTGGTCGCGGTGCATGACATCTCGCTCGACCATCTGGAGCCGGACCAGACGCTCGCAGGTCACATCAAGGCACTCCCGGGGCGCAAGATCGTCTACACCAACGGCTCTGCACCCTATGCAGAGCGCGTGCTGGCCGCGCGGGGGCTGACGGGGCTGTTTGACGGGATATTTGGCGTCGAACATGCAGATTATCGCCCCAAACCCGAGCGCAGCGCCTTTGAACGGGTGTTTGAACGGGCCGGTGTCGACACCACACGGGCGGCGATGTTCGAGGATGATCCACGCAACCTCAACGCGCCACACGCCATGGGGATGCGCACGGTGCATGTGGCGCCCGAGGCCCACCCGGGCGATCACATCCACCATCACACCGAAGATCTGACCGCTTTTCTCGGTCAACTGCGGTAG
- the carA gene encoding glutamine-hydrolyzing carbamoyl-phosphate synthase small subunit produces the protein MVETVSPKPTACLALADGTVFYGHGFGATGRCVAELCFNTAMTGYQEIMTDPSYAGQVVTFTFPHIGNTGVTPEDDETADPVAAGMVVKWDPTLSSNWRATEELKSWLTRTGRIAIGGVDTRRLTRAIRQQGAPHVAMEHNPDGNFDLEALVAAARAWPGLEGMDLAKDVTCAQSYRWDEMRWAWPEGYTRQEEPKHKVVAIDYGAKRNILRCLASAGCDVTVLPATATSEEVLAHGPDGVFLSNGPGDPAATGAYAVPMIKEILDKTDLPVFGICLGHQMLALALGAKTTKMNHGHHGANHPVKEHGTGKVEITSMNHGFAVDAQTLPEGVEETHVSLFDGSNCGIRMTDRPVYSVQHHPEASPGPQDSFYLFERFAEAMAARKA, from the coding sequence ATGGTCGAAACCGTTTCGCCGAAGCCAACCGCCTGCCTGGCCCTTGCAGATGGCACCGTGTTCTATGGACACGGGTTTGGCGCCACCGGGCGATGCGTGGCCGAGCTGTGCTTTAACACCGCAATGACCGGCTATCAGGAAATCATGACCGACCCTTCCTATGCAGGTCAGGTCGTCACCTTCACCTTCCCCCACATCGGCAACACCGGCGTCACCCCCGAGGATGACGAAACCGCCGACCCGGTGGCCGCAGGCATGGTGGTGAAATGGGATCCGACGCTGTCCTCCAACTGGCGCGCCACCGAAGAGCTGAAGTCCTGGCTCACCCGCACGGGCCGCATCGCCATCGGCGGCGTGGACACCCGCCGTCTGACTCGCGCGATCCGCCAGCAGGGCGCGCCGCATGTGGCGATGGAGCATAACCCGGACGGGAATTTCGATCTTGAGGCGCTGGTCGCCGCCGCCCGCGCCTGGCCCGGCCTTGAGGGCATGGACCTCGCCAAGGACGTGACCTGCGCGCAGTCCTACCGCTGGGATGAGATGCGTTGGGCCTGGCCCGAGGGCTACACCCGTCAGGAAGAGCCCAAGCACAAGGTGGTCGCCATCGACTATGGTGCCAAGCGCAACATCCTGCGCTGCCTCGCCTCGGCGGGCTGCGATGTCACCGTGCTGCCGGCCACCGCAACCTCGGAAGAGGTACTGGCCCATGGCCCTGATGGTGTGTTCCTCTCCAATGGCCCCGGCGACCCGGCCGCAACCGGCGCATACGCTGTGCCGATGATCAAGGAAATCCTGGATAAGACCGACTTGCCGGTCTTTGGGATCTGTCTGGGCCACCAGATGCTCGCACTCGCTTTGGGGGCCAAGACCACCAAGATGAACCACGGCCACCACGGCGCCAACCACCCGGTCAAGGAACACGGCACCGGCAAGGTGGAGATCACGTCGATGAACCACGGCTTTGCAGTGGATGCTCAAACCCTGCCCGAGGGCGTCGAAGAGACCCATGTCTCGCTGTTTGACGGCTCCAACTGCGGCATTCGCATGACCGATCGCCCGGTCTACTCCGTGCAGCACCACCCCGAGGCCAGCCCCGGCCCGCAGGACAGTTTCTATCTGTTCGAGCGCTTTGCAGAGGCGATGGCCGCGCGCAAGGCCTGA
- a CDS encoding Lrp/AsnC family transcriptional regulator, with the protein MTGLDATDLALLRALSQDATQTAGALGRALGLSQPATWRRIKRLEEAGILSHRVLDLDLQKLGFGVTVFVGVKLATKGRVSLDDFERAVSAIPEVQTVEHVLGFYDYRLRVVARDIADFERVLRRRIMTLPGAGNVDANVLLSEERRPGPLG; encoded by the coding sequence ATGACCGGGCTGGATGCAACCGATCTGGCTCTTTTGCGGGCGCTGTCGCAGGACGCCACCCAGACGGCCGGGGCCTTGGGGCGGGCGCTTGGCCTCAGCCAGCCTGCCACATGGCGGCGGATCAAACGGCTGGAAGAGGCGGGAATCCTGTCGCACCGCGTGCTGGATCTGGACCTGCAAAAGCTGGGGTTTGGCGTCACGGTCTTTGTGGGCGTAAAACTTGCCACCAAGGGACGGGTGAGCCTTGACGATTTCGAGCGCGCAGTCTCGGCCATTCCCGAAGTGCAGACAGTCGAACATGTGCTGGGGTTTTATGACTATCGCCTGCGGGTCGTGGCGCGCGACATCGCCGATTTCGAACGCGTCCTGCGGCGGCGGATCATGACGCTGCCGGGGGCGGGTAATGTGGACGCCAATGTGCTCCTGTCCGAAGAACGCCGCCCCGGCCCCCTGGGCTGA
- a CDS encoding DMT family transporter, which translates to MPEIAPRYWAMVAALGLTWGGTFMVVELALRGITPFWLAAGRIGFAALLLTSIWGLRGFRLFETRANWPVVIFVGLLSSTLPFILISWGLQHVTSGFAGVSMAAIPLMVLPLAHFFAAEPLTPRRLLGVIIGFLGVALLIGGQAFESNGSDLEWAGRLACLTAAACYSVSSISVRRLPAVDSVGLAAVLLLIGALGILPAAWLVEGPPPAISSETWMWLAILGLIPTAGANLLRVLVIRGAGPTFMSLTNYLVPVCAVLFGALFLKEALPSVLLWSLALILAGVALSQYGALKRLFGLS; encoded by the coding sequence ATGCCGGAAATCGCACCCCGTTACTGGGCCATGGTGGCCGCCTTGGGTCTCACCTGGGGCGGCACCTTCATGGTGGTGGAATTGGCGCTGCGCGGCATCACACCCTTCTGGCTCGCGGCAGGGCGGATCGGCTTTGCCGCGCTCCTGCTTACTTCGATCTGGGGTCTGCGCGGCTTTCGCCTGTTTGAGACCCGCGCGAACTGGCCCGTGGTGATCTTCGTGGGCCTGCTCAGCTCCACCCTGCCCTTCATCCTGATCAGCTGGGGTCTGCAACATGTGACTTCGGGCTTTGCAGGCGTCAGCATGGCGGCCATCCCGCTGATGGTGCTGCCACTTGCGCATTTCTTTGCCGCCGAGCCGCTGACCCCGCGCCGACTGCTCGGTGTGATCATCGGCTTTCTGGGGGTCGCTTTGCTGATTGGCGGTCAGGCCTTCGAGAGCAATGGCTCCGATCTGGAATGGGCCGGGCGGCTGGCCTGCCTCACCGCCGCTGCCTGCTACTCGGTTTCTTCGATCTCGGTGCGCCGCCTTCCGGCGGTCGACTCGGTGGGGCTTGCGGCGGTCCTTTTGCTGATCGGCGCTCTGGGCATTCTGCCTGCGGCCTGGCTGGTTGAAGGTCCCCCGCCCGCCATCTCCTCAGAGACATGGATGTGGCTTGCTATCCTCGGCCTGATTCCGACCGCAGGCGCAAACCTCCTGCGCGTGCTGGTCATTCGCGGCGCAGGCCCCACCTTCATGAGCCTCACCAACTATCTGGTGCCGGTCTGTGCGGTGCTTTTTGGGGCACTCTTCCTGAAAGAAGCCCTCCCCAGCGTTCTCTTGTGGTCTCTGGCACTCATTCTCGCAGGCGTCGCGCTGAGCCAATACGGCGCCCTGAAGCGTCTCTTTGGCCTGAGCTGA
- a CDS encoding Lrp/AsnC family transcriptional regulator — protein MLDDLDRRILRNLQDDPTQSLPDLADRLGLTSSRLSRRLEKLREGGVLLGVRAVIDWQALGYAVEVSLRVTLDKTNPRAFDEFIPAAREIPEVLEIQTFLGQVDVRLSVIARDMAHYQALYRDHILQLPNITDIEALMHVARITTRTALPL, from the coding sequence ATGCTTGATGACCTCGACCGACGCATATTGCGCAACCTTCAGGATGACCCGACCCAATCGCTTCCGGATCTCGCAGACCGGCTTGGGCTGACGTCGTCACGGCTGTCGCGCCGTCTTGAAAAACTGCGCGAGGGGGGCGTGCTCTTGGGGGTGCGGGCGGTGATCGATTGGCAGGCTTTGGGCTACGCGGTGGAAGTGTCGCTGCGGGTGACGCTCGACAAGACCAATCCAAGGGCCTTTGACGAATTCATCCCGGCGGCGCGCGAGATTCCCGAGGTGCTGGAAATCCAGACATTCCTCGGTCAGGTTGATGTGCGTCTCAGCGTGATTGCCCGCGATATGGCCCATTATCAGGCGCTTTACCGCGACCACATCCTGCAGCTGCCAAATATCACGGATATTGAGGCGCTGATGCATGTGGCGCGGATCACCACCCGCACGGCGCTGCCGCTATGA
- a CDS encoding UbiH/UbiF family hydroxylase, with the protein MNQTCDILISGGGIAGLTAAAGFAARGFSVICVDPTAPVTTREDAGADLRTTAFLQPAKSLLEEAGLWSRFAPHAAPLQIMRIIDAGGADPEPRVVREFNAAEISELPFGWNLPNWLLRREMLGRIAELANAEFRPGVGTQSLFTRTNEARVTLTDGSRVHCKLVLACDGRASPMREAAGIDVQTTRYGQKALAFAVTHDTPHENVSTEIHRTGGPFTLVPLPDLEGRPSSAIVWMETSANADRLAALDEVDFEAEMNIRSCGVLGQLSLASRRTLWPIISQRASRLVGERLALMAEAAHVVPPIGAQGLNMSLADLRVLMDLADARPEGLGDQAMLNAYEKARHSDIKLRVSGIDLLNRASMMEARPLRDLRAGGLNALYSLPQVRKMLMQMGLGVR; encoded by the coding sequence ATGAACCAGACATGTGACATCCTGATTTCCGGAGGCGGCATTGCCGGGTTGACGGCAGCTGCGGGGTTTGCGGCGCGGGGCTTTTCGGTGATCTGTGTCGATCCCACAGCCCCGGTCACCACGCGTGAGGACGCGGGGGCCGACTTGCGCACCACCGCGTTTTTGCAGCCGGCCAAGTCGCTCCTCGAAGAGGCGGGGCTCTGGTCCCGGTTTGCGCCTCATGCGGCGCCATTGCAGATCATGCGCATCATTGACGCTGGGGGCGCAGACCCAGAGCCCCGTGTGGTGCGTGAATTCAATGCTGCCGAGATTTCCGAGCTGCCTTTTGGCTGGAACCTGCCGAACTGGCTGTTGCGGCGCGAGATGCTGGGGCGGATTGCTGAACTCGCCAATGCCGAGTTCAGGCCCGGCGTCGGCACCCAAAGCCTGTTCACCCGAACCAACGAGGCGCGTGTGACCCTCACCGATGGCAGTCGTGTGCACTGCAAATTGGTGCTGGCCTGTGATGGGCGCGCCTCACCCATGCGCGAGGCCGCGGGGATCGATGTGCAGACCACCCGCTATGGCCAGAAGGCGCTGGCCTTTGCCGTCACGCACGACACCCCTCACGAAAACGTCTCGACCGAGATCCATCGCACAGGCGGCCCGTTCACTCTGGTGCCGCTGCCGGATCTCGAGGGGCGCCCCTCCTCGGCAATAGTCTGGATGGAGACCAGTGCCAATGCCGACCGGCTTGCTGCATTGGATGAGGTGGATTTTGAGGCGGAGATGAACATCCGCTCTTGTGGCGTTCTCGGCCAGTTGAGCCTGGCGTCGCGCCGAACGCTCTGGCCCATCATCAGCCAGCGCGCCTCGCGCCTTGTCGGGGAGCGTCTGGCCCTGATGGCGGAGGCTGCGCATGTGGTGCCGCCCATCGGGGCGCAGGGGCTCAATATGTCGCTGGCGGATCTGCGGGTTCTGATGGACCTTGCGGATGCGCGTCCAGAGGGCTTGGGCGATCAGGCGATGCTCAACGCCTATGAAAAGGCCCGCCACAGCGACATCAAGCTGCGTGTGAGCGGGATTGATCTCCTCAATCGCGCGTCGATGATGGAGGCGCGGCCTCTGCGCGATCTGCGTGCCGGAGGACTCAACGCGCTCTATTCCCTGCCGCAGGTGCGCAAGATGCTGATGCAGATGGGGCTTGGCGTGCGATAG
- a CDS encoding glycosyltransferase, giving the protein MGQNQMDLHRRSRVLYRRSARAGGVRPPAAAPPDLGDLHRQHLDNIARLERTRQKAAVQRIGIDEPDKDILSLRPPAFWIRHQAVPLEMLGRTALVLMADPASLAALRQDLRGQFDEVIPIPTPAAEIEAILLRALQAQMTREAARSVAPALSCRSFDYRAARAPAFATGTLLCLFSILAPHLVTAVLAVASLVTLLMFTALRISGLLAAARPDQPKSETPKDLPQMSMLVPLYREAEIGKHLLRRLCRLTYPRDRLEVLLVLEENDDVTRNAVKCADLPDWFRVVEVPGDGTLTTKPRAMNYALNFCRGEIIGIWDAEDAPAPDQLESAASAFAHAPPDVVCFQGILDFYNPSRNLISRCFTLEYAGWFRVLLQGIARLGLVIPLGGTTLFIRRDALEQLGAWDAHNVTEDADLGVRIARACYRTEMLPTTTYEEANSRITPWIKQRSRWLKGFMMTYLVHMRAPKALLRDVGWRRFWGLQAFFLGTLGQFLLAPVLWSFWLVALGVSHPLEASLPRDMLSVAVGALVFFEVLNLCIWYCGARASGRPVLAFCAPLMPLYFILGCFAAYKALWEVFAAPFFWDKTAHGDHGGTTEH; this is encoded by the coding sequence ATGGGCCAAAACCAAATGGATCTGCACCGGCGCAGCCGCGTCCTTTATCGCCGGTCTGCGCGTGCAGGTGGGGTGCGCCCCCCTGCAGCGGCTCCGCCCGATCTTGGGGACCTCCACAGGCAGCACCTCGACAATATCGCGCGTCTGGAACGCACTCGCCAGAAGGCAGCTGTGCAACGGATTGGGATTGATGAGCCTGACAAGGACATCCTGTCTCTGCGCCCACCCGCTTTTTGGATCAGGCATCAAGCGGTGCCACTGGAAATGCTTGGCCGAACCGCACTGGTGCTGATGGCCGATCCCGCCAGCCTTGCCGCCCTAAGGCAGGATCTTCGGGGTCAATTTGATGAGGTGATCCCAATTCCCACCCCCGCGGCAGAGATTGAGGCCATCTTGCTGAGGGCGCTTCAGGCACAGATGACACGGGAGGCTGCGCGCAGCGTTGCCCCCGCCCTCAGTTGCCGCAGCTTTGATTACCGCGCTGCCCGCGCCCCAGCCTTTGCAACGGGGACGCTTTTGTGTCTGTTTTCCATTCTCGCGCCGCATCTTGTGACTGCGGTGTTGGCTGTAGCGTCGCTTGTGACATTGCTGATGTTCACGGCCCTCAGGATCTCCGGCCTCTTGGCGGCGGCACGCCCGGACCAGCCGAAATCCGAAACACCCAAGGATCTGCCTCAGATGTCGATGCTGGTGCCGCTCTATCGTGAGGCGGAAATCGGCAAGCATCTCTTGCGCCGCCTGTGCCGCCTCACCTATCCGCGCGACCGCCTTGAGGTATTGCTTGTCCTTGAGGAAAACGACGATGTGACCCGAAATGCCGTAAAATGCGCAGACCTGCCCGATTGGTTCCGGGTGGTCGAGGTGCCGGGCGACGGCACGCTCACCACAAAGCCGCGCGCAATGAACTATGCGCTGAATTTCTGCCGGGGAGAGATCATCGGGATCTGGGATGCTGAAGATGCCCCAGCGCCAGACCAACTCGAGAGTGCGGCCAGCGCCTTTGCTCATGCCCCCCCCGACGTGGTGTGCTTTCAGGGAATTCTCGATTTCTACAATCCCAGCCGCAATCTGATTTCGCGCTGCTTTACGCTCGAATATGCGGGATGGTTTCGCGTCCTGCTCCAAGGCATCGCGCGGCTGGGGCTGGTGATCCCGCTTGGAGGCACCACGCTGTTTATCCGCCGCGACGCGCTCGAACAGCTGGGCGCGTGGGATGCACATAACGTCACCGAGGATGCCGACCTTGGCGTGCGGATTGCGCGCGCGTGCTATCGCACCGAAATGCTGCCCACAACCACCTATGAAGAAGCCAACAGCCGCATCACGCCCTGGATCAAACAGCGGTCTCGCTGGCTGAAGGGGTTCATGATGACCTATCTGGTCCACATGCGCGCCCCAAAGGCACTGTTACGGGATGTCGGGTGGCGGCGTTTCTGGGGGCTACAGGCGTTCTTTCTGGGCACCCTCGGGCAATTCCTGCTGGCACCAGTCCTCTGGAGCTTCTGGCTGGTGGCGCTCGGAGTATCGCATCCGCTCGAAGCGTCACTGCCCCGGGATATGCTGTCTGTCGCTGTCGGGGCGCTTGTGTTCTTTGAGGTGCTCAACCTGTGCATCTGGTATTGCGGCGCACGGGCTTCGGGGCGGCCAGTCCTCGCGTTCTGCGCGCCCCTGATGCCTCTCTATTTCATACTTGGCTGTTTTGCCGCCTACAAAGCCCTCTGGGAGGTGTTCGCAGCGCCGTTTTTCTGGGACAAGACCGCGCATGGGGATCATGGCGGCACCACAGAGCATTGA
- a CDS encoding GntR family transcriptional regulator: MSQTKSSTQKDAYGLILDAIDVGMFKPGDRLVENDLADRFGVSRTPIREALQRLETQSLLERDGRSLIVASLDHNQMAELYVVRRELEGLAAALAARHATDEEVQVLRDMVEADDALIDNPVELAKANRRFHQQIHLASHNRYLVQQLDLVHRSMALMATTSLAAEGRGRIAQDEHKAIVAAIANRDEAAAGQALKDHISVAFTTRLKQDAGARGG, from the coding sequence ATGAGCCAGACGAAGAGCAGCACCCAGAAAGACGCCTATGGGCTGATCCTCGATGCCATCGACGTGGGCATGTTCAAACCCGGCGACCGCTTGGTCGAGAATGATCTGGCGGATCGTTTTGGGGTGTCGCGCACGCCCATTCGCGAGGCATTGCAGCGGCTGGAAACCCAGAGCCTTCTGGAGCGTGATGGCCGGTCACTGATCGTGGCCTCGCTTGATCACAACCAGATGGCAGAGCTTTATGTGGTGCGCCGCGAGCTGGAGGGGCTGGCGGCGGCGCTGGCGGCCCGCCATGCCACCGACGAAGAGGTGCAGGTTCTGCGCGACATGGTCGAGGCCGACGATGCGCTGATCGACAACCCGGTCGAACTTGCCAAGGCGAACCGGCGGTTTCACCAGCAGATCCATCTGGCCTCCCACAACCGCTATCTGGTGCAGCAACTGGATCTGGTGCATCGCTCCATGGCGCTGATGGCCACGACATCGCTGGCTGCCGAGGGGCGCGGGCGCATCGCGCAAGACGAGCATAAGGCGATTGTCGCGGCGATTGCCAACCGGGATGAGGCGGCGGCAGGGCAGGCGCTGAAGGATCATATCTCGGTGGCCTTCACCACGCGATTGAAACAGGACGCGGGCGCACGCGGCGGCTGA
- the ilvC gene encoding ketol-acid reductoisomerase, whose amino-acid sequence MRVYYDRDCDVNLIKEKKVAILGYGSQGHAHALNLRDSGAKNLVIALREGSPSAKKAEAEGLQVMGIAEAAAWCDVIMFTMPDELQAETYKKYVHDNIKPGAAIAFAHGLNVHFGLIEPKEGVDVIMMAPKGPGHTVRGEYTKGGGVPCLVAVHNDASGSALETALSYCSAIGGGRSGIIETNFREECETDLFGEQAVLCGGLVELIRCGFETLVEAGYAPEMAYFECLHEVKLIVDLIYEGGIANMDYSISNTAEYGQYVTGPRILKYDETKARMKEVLADIQQGKFVRDFMLENAVGQPTIKASRRANDEHAIEATGAKLREMMPWISAGKMVDKSKN is encoded by the coding sequence ATGCGTGTGTACTACGACCGCGACTGCGACGTGAACCTCATCAAAGAAAAGAAAGTCGCCATCCTCGGCTATGGCTCGCAAGGTCACGCGCATGCGCTGAACCTGCGTGATTCCGGCGCCAAGAACCTCGTGATCGCCCTGCGCGAAGGCTCCCCTTCCGCCAAGAAAGCCGAAGCCGAAGGCCTGCAGGTCATGGGTATCGCCGAAGCCGCGGCCTGGTGTGACGTGATCATGTTCACCATGCCCGACGAACTGCAGGCAGAGACCTACAAGAAATACGTCCACGACAACATCAAGCCGGGCGCGGCGATTGCATTCGCCCACGGCCTGAACGTGCACTTCGGCCTGATCGAGCCCAAAGAAGGCGTCGACGTCATCATGATGGCGCCCAAAGGCCCCGGCCACACCGTGCGCGGCGAATACACCAAAGGCGGCGGCGTGCCCTGCCTCGTGGCCGTTCACAACGACGCATCCGGCTCTGCACTTGAAACTGCGCTGTCTTACTGCTCCGCGATTGGTGGCGGTCGCTCCGGCATCATCGAGACCAACTTCCGCGAAGAGTGTGAAACCGACCTCTTCGGCGAGCAGGCAGTCCTGTGTGGCGGTCTCGTCGAGCTGATCCGCTGCGGCTTTGAAACCCTCGTCGAGGCAGGCTACGCGCCGGAAATGGCCTATTTCGAGTGTCTGCACGAAGTGAAGCTGATCGTGGACCTGATCTATGAAGGCGGCATCGCCAACATGGACTACTCGATCTCCAACACTGCGGAATACGGCCAGTATGTCACCGGCCCGCGCATCCTGAAGTACGACGAGACCAAAGCCCGCATGAAAGAAGTCCTCGCCGACATCCAGCAGGGCAAATTCGTACGCGACTTCATGCTGGAAAACGCTGTAGGCCAGCCCACCATCAAAGCGTCCCGCCGTGCCAACGACGAGCACGCGATCGAGGCCACCGGCGCCAAGCTGCGTGAAATGATGCCCTGGATCTCTGCCGGCAAGATGGTCGACAAGTCCAAGAACTAA
- a CDS encoding aminotransferase class V-fold PLP-dependent enzyme gives MALLETVDPDGLDEFSVVFTDRSLNHMSKEFQQVMLDINAMLKEVYKADATALVPGGGTFAMEAVARQFARDQDALVVRNGWFSYRWSQIFESGGLTKSATVLKARQIGNGAQSPFAPAPIEDVTKAILEQKPSIVFAPHVETSAGVILPDDYVTRMATAAHEVGALMVLDCIASGCAWVDMRATGVDVLISAPQKGWSASPSAGLVMLSKRALARLEETTSDSFAIDLKKWRAIMQAYEDGGHAYHATMPTDALRQFRDTMAETKAYGFKRLREAQWKLGNGVREMLAKKGVTSVAAEGFGAPGVVVSYTDDPQIQNGKKFSDQGMQIAAGVPLAVDEPDGFMTFRLGLFGLDKLYDVNGTLSRLKTVLDQLL, from the coding sequence ATGGCCCTCTTGGAGACAGTCGACCCCGATGGTCTGGATGAGTTCTCGGTGGTCTTCACCGACCGCTCCCTCAATCACATGTCAAAGGAATTTCAGCAGGTGATGCTGGACATCAACGCCATGCTGAAAGAGGTCTACAAGGCCGACGCCACCGCATTGGTGCCCGGCGGCGGCACCTTCGCAATGGAGGCGGTGGCCCGCCAGTTCGCCCGCGATCAGGATGCGTTGGTGGTGCGTAACGGCTGGTTTTCCTACCGCTGGAGTCAAATTTTTGAATCCGGCGGCCTCACAAAATCCGCAACCGTTCTCAAGGCGCGTCAGATTGGAAATGGGGCGCAGTCTCCTTTTGCACCCGCACCCATTGAAGACGTCACCAAGGCAATCCTGGAGCAAAAGCCCTCCATCGTCTTTGCCCCGCATGTGGAAACGTCTGCGGGCGTGATCCTGCCCGATGACTATGTGACCCGGATGGCGACCGCCGCGCATGAGGTCGGCGCATTGATGGTGCTCGATTGCATCGCCTCTGGCTGCGCCTGGGTCGATATGAGGGCTACAGGCGTCGACGTGCTGATCTCGGCCCCGCAAAAGGGCTGGAGCGCCTCCCCTTCAGCGGGTCTGGTGATGCTCTCAAAACGCGCGCTTGCGCGTCTGGAGGAGACCACCTCAGACAGTTTCGCCATCGACCTCAAGAAATGGCGTGCGATCATGCAGGCCTATGAGGACGGCGGCCACGCCTATCACGCCACCATGCCGACGGACGCGCTGCGTCAATTCCGGGACACGATGGCGGAAACCAAGGCTTATGGCTTTAAGCGCCTGCGCGAGGCCCAGTGGAAACTCGGCAATGGTGTGCGCGAAATGCTTGCCAAAAAGGGCGTCACCTCCGTCGCCGCCGAGGGCTTTGGCGCGCCGGGTGTGGTCGTAAGCTACACTGATGATCCCCAGATCCAGAATGGCAAGAAATTCTCCGATCAAGGCATGCAGATTGCTGCGGGCGTGCCGCTTGCGGTGGACGAACCCGATGGCTTCATGACCTTCCGCCTTGGGCTATTTGGTCTTGATAAACTTTATGATGTGAACGGCACGCTCTCGCGGCTTAAAACCGTGCTCGACCAGCTGCTCTGA